One part of the Flavobacterium johnsoniae UW101 genome encodes these proteins:
- a CDS encoding sodium/sugar symporter, with protein MKSNLALADYAVFIIYFIVVSVYGYTVYRKRKQDEQDAKAYFLAEGNLTWWAIGASLIASNISAEQFIGMSGEGFFLGIAVAAYEWLAAIALIIVAVWFIPVYLKNKIYTMPQFLKTRYNESTALIMAVFWLFLYVFVNLTSILYLGAVAINGLAGGEYLHIIMIGLAVFALFISLGGMKVVAYTDVIQVAVLIIGGLVTSYIALTTVGQYFGVGENAIAGFKVLMKEAPEHFKMIIPKPTASSSQLEIDKYLTFPGLLSYAAGIWIINLNYWGCNQYITQRALGADLQTARTGILFAGMLKLLMPLIVMLPGIAAYVLYTNGHLPQLVGGKDGAYSAVLTFLPTGLKGLSVAALTAAIVASLAGKVNSISTIYTLDIHKKYIQKEAGEKQQVNIGRLAVFAAMLLAVLFTWNDILGIGGVGGFTYIQKYTGFISPGVFAMFFLGMFWKRTTGAAAIVGVILGFVLSVLFNEYAPALFGNDTLLYTAYPNGKGAFEIPFHICMGLSFFFTMLVMILMSFAGPKVNPKAFETEPGMFKVKPQTTVLIVITMLIIIALYVKFW; from the coding sequence ATGAAGTCAAACCTCGCTCTCGCAGATTATGCGGTTTTTATTATTTATTTCATAGTAGTTTCTGTCTACGGTTACACGGTTTACCGAAAACGTAAACAAGACGAACAAGATGCTAAAGCTTATTTTCTTGCAGAAGGAAATTTAACCTGGTGGGCGATTGGAGCATCATTAATTGCCTCAAACATTTCTGCAGAACAATTTATTGGAATGAGCGGCGAAGGTTTCTTTTTAGGAATAGCGGTTGCGGCTTATGAGTGGCTTGCGGCTATTGCTTTAATTATTGTAGCTGTTTGGTTTATTCCTGTATATCTTAAAAATAAGATTTACACTATGCCTCAGTTCTTAAAAACACGTTATAATGAATCGACTGCTTTGATTATGGCTGTTTTCTGGTTGTTTTTATATGTTTTTGTTAACTTAACTTCTATTCTATATTTAGGTGCGGTTGCAATTAACGGTCTTGCCGGCGGTGAATATCTCCATATCATTATGATTGGTCTTGCCGTTTTTGCTTTGTTTATCTCTCTTGGAGGAATGAAGGTTGTAGCTTATACTGATGTTATTCAGGTAGCTGTACTTATTATTGGAGGTTTAGTAACTTCTTATATTGCTTTAACAACAGTGGGTCAATATTTTGGAGTGGGCGAAAATGCAATCGCTGGTTTCAAAGTTTTAATGAAAGAAGCTCCTGAGCATTTTAAAATGATTATCCCTAAACCAACTGCATCTTCTTCTCAGCTGGAAATAGACAAATATTTAACTTTCCCTGGATTATTATCGTACGCGGCAGGTATCTGGATTATCAATTTAAACTACTGGGGATGTAACCAATACATTACTCAAAGAGCACTTGGAGCAGATTTACAAACAGCTCGTACCGGAATTTTATTTGCTGGTATGCTAAAATTATTAATGCCGCTTATCGTAATGCTTCCTGGTATTGCTGCTTATGTTTTATATACAAACGGACATTTACCTCAATTAGTGGGTGGAAAAGATGGTGCATATTCTGCTGTATTGACTTTCCTTCCTACTGGATTAAAAGGACTTTCGGTTGCAGCTTTAACTGCCGCAATTGTAGCTTCGCTGGCTGGAAAAGTAAACAGTATTTCGACTATTTATACTTTAGATATTCATAAAAAATACATTCAAAAAGAAGCTGGTGAAAAACAACAGGTAAACATTGGAAGACTTGCTGTTTTTGCAGCAATGCTTTTAGCTGTTTTATTTACATGGAATGATATTTTAGGAATTGGCGGTGTTGGTGGTTTCACTTACATTCAAAAATACACAGGATTTATCAGCCCGGGAGTTTTTGCTATGTTCTTCCTTGGTATGTTCTGGAAAAGAACAACCGGAGCAGCAGCTATCGTGGGTGTAATTTTAGGTTTCGTTTTATCTGTTTTATTCAACGAATATGCGCCTGCTTTATTTGGAAACGATACGCTTTTATATACAGCTTACCCTAACGGAAAAGGAGCTTTTGAAATTCCATTCCATATCTGTATGGGATTGTCATTCTTCTTTACAATGTTAGTAATGATCTTAATGAGTTTTGCTGGTCCAAAAGTAAACCCTAAAGCATTCGAAACAGAACCGGGAATGTTTAAAGTTAAACCGCAAACAACGGTTTTAATCGTTATTACAATGTTGATTATTATTGCATTATACGTTAAGTTCTGGTAA
- a CDS encoding UDP-glucose--hexose-1-phosphate uridylyltransferase: protein MKNFDINEDPHRRFNPLINEWVLVSPHRAKRPWQGQNEVISAETLPKHDPDCYLCPGNVRANGVNNPAYKNSFVFDNDFAALKQDEIIFEEDIKHTFFKAEPEQGISRVVCFSPRHDLTLPEMEVSDIENIVKTWQKEYAELGSIKYINHVQIFENKGSVMGCSNPHPHGQIWAQSSLPTQVEKTHNSLKSYYEKNKRTLLEDYVQAELRVGSRIVIENDHFVALVPFWAIWPYETMIVSKRAISKITDFNAEEVTAYAKILKQLTIKYDNLFSTSFPYSSGIHQAPTDGLDHPEWHFHMHFYPPLLRSATVKKFMVGYEMMGESQRDITPEKSAEIIRQQSDIHYKNEVNIR, encoded by the coding sequence ATGAAAAATTTTGACATTAACGAAGATCCACACAGACGTTTTAATCCTTTAATTAATGAATGGGTTTTGGTTTCACCTCATCGTGCAAAACGCCCTTGGCAGGGACAAAATGAGGTGATTTCTGCCGAAACACTTCCAAAACATGATCCAGACTGTTATTTATGCCCAGGAAATGTTCGTGCAAACGGAGTAAATAATCCGGCATACAAAAACAGTTTTGTGTTCGACAATGATTTTGCCGCTTTAAAACAAGACGAAATCATTTTTGAGGAAGATATTAAACATACTTTTTTTAAGGCAGAACCTGAACAGGGAATTTCAAGAGTGGTATGTTTTTCACCAAGACATGATTTAACTCTTCCGGAAATGGAAGTTTCTGATATCGAAAACATTGTTAAAACATGGCAGAAAGAATACGCAGAATTAGGAAGCATTAAATATATTAATCACGTTCAGATTTTTGAAAATAAAGGAAGTGTTATGGGATGCAGCAACCCGCATCCGCATGGACAGATCTGGGCACAGTCATCGCTGCCAACTCAGGTTGAAAAAACACACAACAGCTTAAAATCATATTACGAAAAAAACAAAAGAACATTATTAGAAGATTATGTTCAGGCCGAATTGAGAGTAGGAAGCCGTATTGTAATCGAAAATGATCACTTTGTGGCATTAGTTCCGTTTTGGGCAATCTGGCCTTACGAAACGATGATTGTAAGCAAAAGAGCCATCAGCAAAATCACTGATTTTAATGCTGAAGAAGTGACCGCTTACGCGAAAATTTTAAAGCAGTTAACTATCAAATACGATAATTTATTCAGTACTTCATTTCCGTATTCATCAGGAATTCATCAGGCTCCAACAGATGGTCTGGATCATCCTGAATGGCATTTCCACATGCATTTTTACCCGCCATTGCTTCGCTCGGCAACCGTAAAAAAATTCATGGTTGGATATGAAATGATGGGAGAATCTCAAAGAGATATTACACCGGAAAAAAGTGCCGAAATTATAAGACAGCAGTCCGATATTCATTATAAAAACGAAGTTAATATCCGCTAA
- a CDS encoding NAD(P)/FAD-dependent oxidoreductase has product MTKEFVDVLVIGAGPSGCVSASYLHKNNVKVKVVEKQKFPRLVVGESLIPRVMDHFAEAELFEALDAMNFEKKLGARFIRGEEICVFDFSKKFGEGWDWTWQVPRADFDNTMAQEVVRKGVDLEFETEVLEVSFEGKKSKTIVKDKDGNLKEIHANFIIDSSGYGRVLPRLLDLDTPSKLDPHSSIFTHVKDINREEGEEGTQISFDILETEVWLWVIPFSNGNTSLGVVGPTDFINSLSENKDNAEALKNAIQKSDYYIKRFAGTEFLFEPVKLENYSRAVKRMYGDGFALTGNSSEFLDPVFSSGVAFATESGMLAAKLYLKESQGIPVDWEVEFTQYMKRGIAVFTTYVQEWYTGNLQTLFFHQPENPDVKEKICAVLAGYVWNEENSFVKKHDHVIANMAYLLNMQKEQSPE; this is encoded by the coding sequence ATGACAAAGGAGTTTGTAGATGTTTTAGTAATAGGCGCCGGACCGTCCGGATGCGTATCAGCATCGTATCTTCATAAAAATAATGTTAAGGTAAAAGTTGTAGAAAAACAAAAGTTCCCGAGACTCGTTGTTGGCGAAAGCTTAATTCCGAGAGTAATGGATCATTTTGCTGAGGCAGAATTGTTTGAGGCTCTAGATGCAATGAATTTTGAAAAAAAATTGGGAGCCCGTTTCATTAGAGGTGAAGAAATTTGTGTTTTTGATTTCAGCAAAAAATTTGGCGAAGGCTGGGACTGGACCTGGCAGGTTCCTCGTGCAGATTTTGACAATACAATGGCTCAGGAAGTCGTTAGAAAAGGTGTTGATCTGGAATTTGAAACCGAAGTTCTTGAAGTTTCTTTTGAAGGAAAAAAATCAAAAACAATCGTAAAAGATAAAGATGGAAATCTAAAAGAAATTCACGCCAATTTTATTATCGACTCAAGCGGTTATGGACGTGTACTGCCAAGACTTTTAGATTTAGATACACCTTCGAAATTAGATCCGCATTCTTCTATTTTTACGCACGTAAAAGATATTAATAGAGAAGAAGGGGAAGAAGGAACTCAAATTTCATTTGATATCCTGGAAACTGAAGTTTGGCTTTGGGTAATTCCGTTTTCTAATGGAAACACGAGTTTAGGTGTGGTTGGACCAACAGATTTTATCAATTCTCTTTCTGAAAATAAAGACAATGCCGAGGCTTTGAAAAATGCAATTCAAAAATCGGATTATTATATTAAAAGATTTGCCGGAACAGAATTTCTGTTTGAACCGGTTAAATTAGAAAACTACTCAAGAGCGGTAAAAAGAATGTACGGTGACGGTTTTGCTTTAACCGGAAACAGTTCTGAGTTTTTAGATCCGGTTTTTTCATCTGGTGTAGCTTTTGCAACTGAATCTGGAATGCTTGCGGCAAAATTATATTTAAAAGAATCACAGGGAATTCCTGTTGACTGGGAAGTTGAGTTTACACAGTATATGAAACGAGGTATCGCAGTTTTCACAACTTATGTACAGGAGTGGTATACAGGAAATCTGCAAACGTTGTTTTTCCATCAGCCGGAAAATCCAGACGTAAAAGAAAAAATATGCGCTGTTTTAGCAGGGTATGTCTGGAATGAAGAAAATTCGTTTGTCAAGAAACACGATCACGTAATAGCCAATATGGCATATTTACTAAATATGCAAAAAGAACAAAGCCCTGAATAA